From the Leptospira biflexa serovar Patoc strain 'Patoc 1 (Paris)' genome, one window contains:
- a CDS encoding proline--tRNA ligase, with protein MKASSYLIPTAKEDPQDAVVASHKLMMRAGLIRKSAAGLYSYLPLGLRVLRKIEGIVRKEMDKAGGLEFQLPILTPSEIWKESGRWDKMGKEMFRLKDRHDNESCLGPTHEESFCVLVKPMVRSYKDLPINVYQIHTKFRDEIRPRFGVIRSREFTMKDAYSFHLDDESLDKTYQTMRKTYRRIFAGMGLTTIPVQADSGNMGGSASEEFMVVSPIGEETLTICPSCHYSGNIEKTPVIVNRNATKQVFDGKGKLHTPAKKSITEVAEFLNTKEENLLKAVAVVADGQYILVFLEGDRELNENKLKNHLGCNELRPMGPAEMEKLGLVPGFIGPGFPKSESLKIYIDALLDWNFSYIAGGNEIDHHIAGVQLTSIFKEEEVTKIDISQAKVGDPCPSCGTGLTAEKGIEVGHIFKLGQKYSKAFDITVLNDKGKATTTTMGCYGIGVNRCMATVIEQCNDEKGIFWPVSIAPFTVCLVSIAKNPDDIAKIETIYKSLVESGIEVLWDDRDLGPGFKFKDSELIGFPIRITLGKGFLEKNEITILDRKSMAEDTLVYTTNEELVTHLKLKISQLEETIEKEVSLAGT; from the coding sequence ATGAAAGCTAGTTCCTATTTAATCCCTACTGCCAAAGAAGACCCACAAGATGCGGTGGTTGCGTCTCATAAATTGATGATGCGAGCGGGGCTCATTCGTAAATCAGCGGCGGGACTATATTCGTATTTGCCACTGGGCTTAAGAGTCCTTCGCAAAATTGAAGGCATTGTCAGAAAGGAAATGGACAAAGCAGGTGGTCTGGAATTCCAACTTCCCATTTTAACCCCAAGTGAAATTTGGAAAGAGTCTGGTCGTTGGGACAAAATGGGAAAAGAAATGTTTCGATTGAAGGACCGACATGACAACGAAAGTTGCCTTGGTCCCACTCACGAAGAATCCTTTTGTGTCCTTGTAAAACCCATGGTGCGTTCTTATAAAGATTTACCTATCAATGTATACCAAATTCATACAAAGTTCAGAGATGAAATCAGACCTCGTTTTGGAGTGATTCGTTCTCGGGAATTTACGATGAAGGATGCATACTCGTTTCATCTGGATGACGAATCCTTAGACAAAACTTACCAAACCATGCGTAAAACTTACAGAAGGATCTTTGCAGGGATGGGACTCACAACGATCCCTGTGCAAGCGGATTCAGGGAATATGGGTGGCTCAGCTTCCGAAGAATTTATGGTCGTGTCACCAATTGGTGAAGAAACCCTCACTATTTGTCCTTCCTGTCATTATTCGGGCAATATCGAAAAAACTCCTGTGATCGTTAACAGAAATGCAACAAAACAGGTGTTCGATGGCAAAGGAAAACTTCACACTCCAGCTAAAAAATCCATTACAGAAGTAGCCGAATTTTTAAATACTAAAGAAGAAAACCTTTTGAAAGCTGTGGCAGTTGTTGCCGATGGACAGTATATCCTTGTCTTTTTAGAGGGTGACCGCGAGCTAAACGAAAACAAACTAAAAAATCATTTGGGTTGCAATGAACTGAGACCAATGGGACCAGCTGAAATGGAAAAACTAGGACTTGTTCCAGGTTTTATCGGGCCAGGGTTTCCTAAGTCAGAATCACTCAAAATTTACATTGATGCCTTACTTGATTGGAATTTTTCCTACATAGCAGGTGGTAATGAAATAGATCACCACATTGCGGGCGTTCAACTCACTTCTATTTTCAAAGAAGAAGAGGTCACAAAGATTGATATCTCTCAGGCAAAAGTTGGTGACCCATGCCCATCTTGCGGAACTGGACTTACGGCGGAAAAAGGAATCGAAGTGGGTCATATCTTCAAACTCGGTCAAAAGTATTCCAAAGCATTCGATATCACCGTTCTCAATGACAAAGGAAAGGCAACGACAACAACGATGGGTTGTTATGGGATTGGAGTGAACCGTTGTATGGCCACTGTCATTGAACAATGTAATGATGAGAAGGGGATCTTTTGGCCAGTCTCTATCGCACCGTTTACTGTTTGTTTGGTGAGTATTGCCAAAAATCCAGATGACATAGCCAAAATCGAAACGATCTACAAATCACTTGTAGAGTCGGGGATTGAAGTTTTGTGGGATGATCGTGATTTAGGTCCTGGGTTTAAATTCAAAGATTCCGAACTCATCGGATTTCCGATCCGAATCACTTTAGGGAAAGGATTTTTAGAAAAAAATGAAATTACCATTCTAGATCGAAAGTCCATGGCCGAGGATACCTTGGTGTATACGACAAACGAAGAATTAGTGACCCATCTCAAATTGAAGATTTCCCAACTGGAAGAAACCATTGAGAAGGAAGTATCCCTTGCGGGAACATGA